A region from the Sandaracinus amylolyticus genome encodes:
- a CDS encoding cytochrome c biogenesis protein — MDPREKVRAPVAFWALAALAIVLLVASLYAIFIVAPVERQMGIVQKIFYFHVPSAYAMYVGFTLAMIGSIGYLWTRHDKWDALGVAGAEVGLLFTAIVLITGPLWARKAWGVYWTWDPRLTTTLLAGLIFTAFVVLRSFGGAGEAEKRFAAGLSIVGFFLLPVIHYSVQRWRGQHPTVITARGGGLHPDMYPALWLAFTLFTVLVALLVWARARAERARQRIAEIETEAAAQGLLEEA; from the coding sequence ATGGACCCCCGAGAGAAGGTCCGCGCGCCCGTCGCGTTCTGGGCGCTCGCCGCGCTCGCGATCGTGCTGCTCGTCGCGTCGCTCTACGCGATCTTCATCGTCGCTCCGGTGGAGCGACAGATGGGCATCGTGCAGAAGATCTTCTACTTCCACGTGCCGAGCGCGTACGCGATGTACGTGGGCTTCACGCTCGCGATGATCGGGAGCATCGGCTACCTGTGGACGCGCCACGACAAGTGGGACGCGCTCGGGGTCGCGGGAGCCGAGGTCGGGCTGCTCTTCACGGCGATCGTGCTGATCACCGGGCCGCTCTGGGCGCGCAAGGCGTGGGGCGTCTACTGGACGTGGGATCCGCGCCTGACCACCACGTTGCTCGCCGGGCTCATCTTCACCGCATTCGTCGTGCTGCGCTCGTTCGGCGGCGCGGGCGAGGCGGAGAAGCGCTTCGCCGCGGGCCTGTCGATCGTGGGGTTCTTCCTGCTGCCCGTGATCCACTACTCGGTGCAGCGCTGGCGCGGTCAGCACCCGACCGTGATCACCGCGCGCGGCGGCGGGCTCCACCCGGACATGTACCCGGCGCTCTGGCTCGCGTTCACGCTCTTCACCGTGCTCGTCGCGCTGCTCGTCTGGGCGCGCGCGCGGGCGGAGCGAGCGCGACAGCGCATCGCCGAGATCGAGACCGAAGCGGCCGCGCAGGGTCTGCTGGAGGAAGCATGA